One window from the genome of Hoplias malabaricus isolate fHopMal1 chromosome 18, fHopMal1.hap1, whole genome shotgun sequence encodes:
- the LOC136675100 gene encoding protocadherin gamma-A11-like: MSVLDEIIPAAVMWRSVVILVVLLSSRSALGQVSYSIPEEMGRGSVVGNIAQDLGLDLKRLRAGKARIFSGDSAEYIELNKERGALLIKEKIDREALCAKVTPCALHLQMILENPMEMYTVTVEITDINDNAPFFQTEEMRFEISESAVTGARFTLERAIDIDVGNNGLQSYSLKPTDHFVLELQSQADGGKSVEMILQKALDREKQERFTLLLTAVDGGDPVLSGSVKIHVTVLDVNDNAPVFTQKLYKDTLSENTAKGTKLITVSASDADEGSNGQVTYQILKTLDGLSDLFSVDKNSGNVVLNGDVDHEKSNVYHLEIQAKDQGGLTDSCKLLLDILDINDNTPSISVLSMSSSISEEAPPGTVVAMMKVNDPDSGANGRVQCSISENIPFSITSPSSNFFSLRTEQELDRERDSEYNITVLCSDEGVPSLSSSASLHLHVSDVNDNAPVFERRSYEAFVPENNAPGLSIFTVKARDADSKQNARVSYVLEDGSVNGVPVSSYVSVSADGGVVSAARSFDYEQLKDFRFRVRAQDGGSPPLSSNVSVKIQIQDQNDNAPQVLYPVQSGGSVVAEMVPRSADVGYLVTKVVAVDVDSGQNAWLSYKLQKATDRALFEVGAQNGEIRTVRQVTDKDAVKQKLTVVVEDNGQPSRSAVVSINVAVADGFPEVLSELTDFPQGREYNEKLSFYLVLALAAVSFLFITTVVVIVSVKIYRWRQSRVLYQSSLPVIPYYPPGYADTGVSATLPHMYNYDVCMSTSSRKSDCKYSTLGGQSVLVVDQGFSETLQRALKDKDFLDSAESPEMVRE, encoded by the coding sequence ATGTCGGTTCTGGATGAGATTATTCCCGCCGCGGTGATGTGGCGCTCGGTTGTGATCCTCGTCGTCCTTCTTTCTTCTCGCTCCGCGCTCGGACAGGTCAGTTACTCCATCCCCGAGGAAATGGGGAGAGGCTCCGTGGTGGGGAACATCGCTCAGGATTTGGGCTTAGATTTAAAGAGACTGAGAGCTGGGAAAGCGCGGATCTTCTCCGGGGACAGCGCCGAGTACATCGAGCTGAATAAAGAGAGGGGGGCGCTGCTCATTAAAGAGAAAATAGACCGCGAGGCTCTTTGTGCTAAAGTCACTCCCTGCGCGCTGCATCTGCAGATGATCCTCGAGAACCCGATGGAGATGTACACAGTCACCGTCGAGATCACGGACATCAACGACAACGCGCCGTTCTTCCAGACCGAGGAGATGCGGTTTGAGATCAGCGAGTCCGCTGTGACCGGAGCGAGGTTCACGTTAGAGAGAGCCATAGATATAGACGTGGGGAACAATGGCCTCCAGAGCTACTCACTGAAACCCACAGATCACTTTGTTCTAGAGCTACAGAGTCAAGCTGATGGTGGGAAGAGTGTAGAGATGATTTTACAGAAAGCTCTAGACAGAGAAAAGCAGGAGAGGTTCACTTTGTTATTGACAGCAGTGGATGGAGGTGACCCAGTGCTTTCAGGCTCAGTGAAAATACACGTCACTGTTTTAGATGTTAATGATAACGCTCCTGTATTTACACAGAAACTGTATAAAGACACGctttcagaaaacacagctaAAGGCACCAAATTAATCACAGTGAGTGCTTCGGATGCAGATGAAGGCTCTAACGGCCAGGTGACATATCAAATATTGAAAACTTTAGATGGTTTGTCAGATTTGTTTTCTGTGGACAAAAATAGTGGGAATGTTGTTTTAAACGGTGATGTAGATCATGAAAAATCAAATGTTTATCATCTTGAAATTCAAGCAAAAGATCAAGGAGGTCTTACGGATTCCTGTAAACTCCTTCTGGATATTTTAGACATTAATGATAACACACCGTCTATCAGTGTTCTGTCCATGTCCAGTTCTATATCGGAGGAGGCTCCTCCCGGGACCGTAGTCGCTATGATGAAAGTGAACGACCCGGACTCTGGGGCTAACGGCCGAGTCCAGTGCTCCATCAGTGAGAACATCCCCTTCTCCATCACATCTCCATCCAGCAACTTCTTCAGTCTGCGCACAGAGCAGGagctggacagagagagagactctgagtaCAACATCACTGTGCTGTGCTCTGATGAGGgggtcccctcactgtccagcAGCGCTTCTCTCCACTTACACGTCTCAGATGTGAACGATAACGCTCCTGTGTTTGAGAGGAGGAGCTACGAGGCCTTTGTGCCGGAGAACAACGCTCCAGGTCTCTCCATCTTCACGGTGAAGGCCAGGGACGCCGACTCCAAGCAGAACGCCCGCGTCTCCTACGTTTTAGAGGACGGCTCCGTTAACGGGGTCCCCGTGTCCTCGTACGTGTCCGTCAGTGCGGACGGTGGGGTCGTCAGCGCCGCGCGCTCCTTCGACTACGAGCAGCTGAAGGACTTCCGTTTCCGCGTGAGAGCCCAGGACGGAGGCTCCCCTCCGCTCAGCAGCAACGTGAGCGTGAAGATCCAGATCCAGGACCAGAACGACAACGCCCCTCAGGTGCTGTACCCGGTGCAGAGCGGCGGCTCCGTGGTGGCTGAGATGGTGCCTCGCTCAGCAGATGTGGGCTATTTGGTGACTAAAGTGGTGGCCGTGGATGTGGACTCTGGGCAGAACGCCTGGCTCTCCTACAAACTCCAGAAGGCCACGGACAGGGCGCTGTTTGAAGTGGGCGCACAGAACGGAGAGATCCGGACCGTGCGGCAGGTCACCGATAAAGACGCCGTGAAACAGAAGCTCACTGTTGTTGTGGAGGATAACGGTCAGCCCTCTCGCTCAGCCGTGGTCAGCATCAACGTGGCCGTAGCGGACGGTTTCCCCGAGGTGCTGTCCGAGCTGACGGACTTTCCGCAGGGCAGAGAATACAACGAGAAGCTGagcttttatttagttttagcGCTGGCCGCGGTGTCCTTCCTCTTCATCACAACTGTAGTGGTCATCGTCTCAGTGAAGATCTACAGATGGAGACAGTCTCGTGTTCTCtatcagtccagtctcccgGTGATTCCCTACTATCCCCCCGGGTACGCGGACACAGGAGTGAGCGCCACTCTGCCGCACATGTATAACTATGACGTGTGTATGAGCACCAGCTCGAGGAAGAGTGACTGTAAATATTCTACACTTGGTGGACAGAGTGTTTTAGTGGTGGACCAGGGCTTTTCAGAGACTCTGCAGCGCGCCCTGAAGGACAAGGACTTCCTGGACAGTGCAGAGTCTCCGGAGATGGTAAGAGAGTGA